From the genome of Lemur catta isolate mLemCat1 chromosome 18, mLemCat1.pri, whole genome shotgun sequence:
CCCAAAGAGCCATCACTCAACTCATTATCGATGATGGCTTTCATAGGTGACATGCCTCCATGGCACCATAGGTGACATGCCTcttatataattaatttcttcTGCTGTGCACATTTTCCAGCTACTTCCACATATCAGTCCTTACATGCTGTAGGCCCCTTTTATCCAGACTCCTGAAGAGGGACTAAGTTAATGATTAGGTAACCTAGCATACaactttcttttaaagttttagtgACTGGGTAGCCTGTTACTTCCTTCACAAATTAAACTCACCTTATCTTGCATCTTTTTAATGCTTTCACTTTTAGTGCCATAAATTTGTCACCTTCCACATTTCTTAACTACACAACACAAATAATCTGAATTATTTATATATGGAGGATTTAGGTCAATGTTGCTCAGTGTGCAGTCTCTACCGCCTGTGTAACTGTACCTTGGGGGAGGAAGTGCTTGGTGAAAATGCAGAACCCCAGGCATTACTGGTGACCCAATAAATCAGATGCTCTCAGAGCATCTTTAACATGCTCCCCGGTTGATTCTTCTTCCTGCTAAATCAGTAAACATCATGTGACATCTACACACAAAAATGTGCCATGCAGGTGCTGGGTATCAGAGGAGATAAGAGAATCTCAAATTTAGTCAACATCCACTACTAACTTATAAAACaaattcatttccaaatattaaaaggACTAAAACGTGGCAGCCCATATGGTGGGGTAGGAGATAGAGGGGAAGTCTCTGCACCTTTCcctcaattttgctgtaaacctaaaactgttctaacaaatgaaatcttaaaagaaacaaacaaaaaaaaaagctggccTACGTGAGATAGAGCAGGGGAACAGGTGCCCCTCTGgctctccttttctctctacGCGGATCACTTTTCTTATACCATCTACTCATCCTAGCCTAGTATCCTCTGTGGCAGAGCCAATAGCTCTCTGCTCAAGGCTCTCCCGGTCCAATGTGCATACTGATCATGACAATATTATAGCATTTACACCCCACACCAACTACTCTCTTATTTGGACCTGGTGAATCCCAAACAACATGGCTTCTTCACTGCCATATTCCCTTCCCCCAGCACAGTCTACAGAACTTTATAGGTATGCAATAACTCTTGAATAActcaatgagtgaatgaatgaataaatggtagtGCCACGAAGATTAACATCAGATAAAATGTGCTGGGAGGATGGAAGGATACAAAGGATGACCCTCTCCTTTTACACATACAGATGTTCTGTTAGAGTCACCATTCCTCCTCTCTCTGAGGCACAGGAGTCAAGGTAGTCATTTATTCAATCTGTCACTGTGGTCAATCATCTGAACTGATAAATTAATGACTTCCCATCCTATTAGACAAAGGAAGCAAAGGACACAGCCGTCTGAAGTATGCACCAGTAGCATTTGGGAGGAAAACAGAAGCCACACTAGGTATTCCAACCAGAGGGGATTTAATGCAGGGAGTTGATCACACAGGTTTGGTAAGACTGAAACAGGGCCACTGGGCCCGATGTTAGTAAATGCGGGAAGCAGCTACTAACCTTAGGGCTGGgggaacaaagggaagagacgGTGTTACCAGAACCTAGAAGCTTTGCCGGGGGAGCCCCCACGGCTGGCGCCTGGCCCTCGGGCGGGGCTGCCGCGCGGCTGTTTCTTGGCCTTCGGAGGGGGCCGAGGCTTGGCTGGTGGCGGTCGGACCTCTGGGCGGGGGCGCGGCTGACGCTCGGACCTCGGAGGGGACCGTGGCTTGGCCGGAGCTCTGACCACGGCGGGGGGCGCGGCTGGCGGTTGCTTGGGCCTCTTAGGGGACGCTGCACGGCGGCCGGTTCTGAGAGGGCCAAAAGAAGCCGGAGGCTGGAGCCGCGGCCCTCCTCCGCCGCTCACGGGACGCCGGCGCAGCTGGAATCAGGGACGAGGGCCCCGCGCCCCCGCCACCCTCCGGCCTCCCCGGGCGCAGCGCGCAGACGCGGGCCGCTCACCTGGCCTTCTGGCAGGCGCAGCACACcacgtcctcctcctccttctggtaGAAGCAGCCGCTCTTGCAGATGCTGTACTTCCGATCCACGATCTCCCGCTTGGAGTTGAGGAAGGTGAAGGGCGGGCAGCAGCGAATGCTGAAGTGCTCGGAGAGCCTCTGGTTCTTGGAGAGGCGGGGACCCTCCTTCCCCGCTTTCTGGCTCATCTTACTGGGAATCGCCGGCGCGACGCGAGGCGGGGAGACAGGGGTGGGGACAGAAACGCACGTCAGGCAGGGGACCCCCGCTCGGGAGCCACCCCCTGCTCCCCCCACGGTCCAGATTAACACTCAGGGGGTCCCACAGAGCAGAAGCCCAGCTCTGCGGAAAAGAACCCAAGTTTTAAAGCGTGTTTTCTAAGAGAAAGAAGAACGTGGACTCTTGTTTTCCTTATGTTTTAGGCACTTATATAGTATacgaaaaaaaaaattgcaataccAAACGTAGCCTTCGCTAAATAAGATTCTAGGTTTAGGAAAGGCCTTTTCTCtaagaagcaaaaaataatttatgattaaaaCCACAAGAccattcatataataaaatactacacAGCAAGGAAAATGAACACATAGTATTGAACATActaagtcagacacaaaagaatacaagCTGTGTGATTCATTTTAGATGAGGTTCAAAAAGAGGCAAAACTAATCTAAGGCGCCAGCAATCAGAGCATAGTTATATGTGGAGAAAGTGAGCTAAGAAGGGGCAGCGGAGAGGTTGCTGGGGACTGAAAATGTTCCTTCTGGGAATGTGACAAATGCAGAAATAGTCCTACCTAACACTCCAAAACACTGATGCGACGCGTGCAGGGGACTTATGTGACTATTAATCAAGAAGGGTCAACACATACACATGGGTAATGGGCATATACTGGACACTGAGAATTTCCCTACCTCAAAAAACTCGAGGCCAGGTTGGAGACACAGACATGCAGCATGGGATTACAGCCACATTATGGTGACCAACAGAAGTACATGCAACGGTCAAGAACAACACAGAGAATCCAAAGACGGATTCCTTGAAGCCAGAACATATGATCTGGATTTTTAAGGATGAACACATTAAAAGCAACTAAATTACATTGAggggatattttaattttttgtttatcaaTGTGGTTGTCCTCTGCTTCAAATGGGAATGAGCTGGGAAGCAAGTGTAGTGcagttacaaatacattttttttgcaCCTCCATTTGTGATAGTCCAAGTAATGTGTTACATCTGTTAGCTGTGTTACAAATGTTCCTTCCCAACATGTCACCTGCTTTTATGCAAAAATATAGCTTTATGTAATTAAATTTCTTCGTTCTCATTCAGAGTTTTATGCTTTGCTTAGGAAGGTCTTTCCCACTCCATCATCTTTCAAACATACTCATGTATacccaattttaaaagaaaatcctccCTGGATCCCACTCGCACATCTGTGTGCCTCCCTATTACTCCTCTCCTTTCTATAGCAAAGTTCTGGAAAATTTATCAATatgttttctctccatttctgctCTCCCATTCACTCCTCAGTGCATCCCACTCTGGCTCCTGTTCCTTTCCTTCCAAGGAAAAATGGCTCTCCTTAGCTCCCCAAAGACCTCCATGCTGCCACACCAGTCCTCTTATTTGGTCCCTCTCTCCAGCTGAACTCTTCCCTTGCCTGTGACACCACATTCTGCTAGATTTCCTCCTCCATCTCTAGCCCCTCCTTCTCAATTTCCTTCATATGCTCATCTGCTTTAgccaaaacttttatttattttttatccaaaACTTTTAATGTTAGAGTTACTAAATGATTAACGGAgttattttccccatttaattCAGCATTTATTATATAGTTAGGTTGTGCCGGGCACAGTGCTCTGTTGATATAATGGACATCAGCTGAATCATGCTTAGTCCAGTCCTAAAGAAACTTACCCACCAGCTAGAGACACTGGCAAGTATGTGACTAGAGTGCACATAGTGTGCTAATGGCCACAAAGCTCATTTGTTGATTCCAAATAGGTACGAGTCACTGAGGTGAGTAAGGTAATGGATCAGATAAACATCCTGCTCATGGTGAACTCACAGTGTAGATAGAGGAAGGTTACACAGATGTCAGTAAGTGCAATACAAGGGCACTGTGCTCTGGACTGTGAGAACGTGCTGACAAAATGGCAGGAGAAGTTCACAAGAGAGGGGGCACTACGTTGGGCTGGAGCACCAGGTAAAACTCCATGGGCAGAAGCTTTTCATCTGGCCCTGAGACGTGGCCAGCCATAGGTAAGGGATGTGGAGGGACGGGAATGGCTGATACCTAAGCACAGGTACACAGGGGTGCATTACATCTCCCTGAGAGCCCTCACCTTGTCTGCAGTGCACTGTCAGAGAAGGAGCGGTGCCAGGAAACAGGTGACGGCGGTGAGACGGGAGTATCCTGTCACTGGGAAGTGTCTAGCCCTAGTGACTGGGAACACAGTCAAGCCACCAGCTGATCAGAGGTCTAAAcaggtgagagggagggagatgtGGGATACTGTGAGTTTAGGGTGTCCAGGACATCCACGAGGAAATAGGCATCCAAAACTCAGGAGCCACAGCCgccatgttgagcatttttcaccTCATGGGAAGAGGCACAACCCTGGCCATGGATGAGATGCCTGTGAGCTGAGCGAGAAGCCAGACAAGGGAAGGCTCCCAGGAGGAGTAGTGGGCCCACCTTCAAGCTGTAGCAGCCAAGAAGGAAGGCGAAGCAGGGCTATTTACAGAGGTAGGACGGGTAGCAGCCTCTTGGAAGAAAGATGTCCAGATTTTGAGAGGAACAGATGATCAGCAATAGCCCAAGAAGCCCTTTATCCAAACGGGCATTATAGACCAGTGAGAAACTACAGCTGACTTACAGGGTCTGATTCATGACAAAGACCCTAAAGATCTGCCAAGCCCCTCCCCCAATCCTACGCATGTCACGAATTCAGCTCGAGTTTCTCCTCCTGTGGGAAATGATGAAATGCAATGCTTCAGGACTGCCCTGCAAGAGTCATTTCTTCAGGTGCCCGGCACGTGAAGACTATGTTACTCAGCTTGTCACAAGCAACCAAGGGATCCTCAGTCCCTCCAGCCTTATGGGGTCATCTTTTCCCAAATGGCTCAGGCACCCATCATAAATGACAGAAAATCTAGCACTTGCCCCACCTTTCTAAGAAATAACGAACTTGGGGTAAGACAGAGATTTTAAGTCCGCTGCGACTCTGATTTCCTGCTCTGACTAGATTCTCAATTCCCATCCACTGTGCCAGCCAATGAGATCCTGGGGCCCACTCTGTGCCCATCTGGACCCCCACCCCGCCATCTCTTCCCTCAGCAGGTCAGGGGAAAGTTCTCAGTTTCCTATTCCACGACAaattccctccctccccgccttCCCCACCACGTCGGGCAGGGGCAGCCTCACCTTTTGCTAGCCATCAATGCCTGGTCCTGACAGAAAACGCAATTCTCTTCCCTGGAAGAGCCCTGTCATTGTCCTGTGGCAACCACCTGAAAATGTAtccagcttttaaaataatattttctccttcccttagTGAAATGTTTATATTCTGTGGAAAGACTCTGGCCTACTCTTTCCCTCCGTAGCAGAAATACAGCATTTAACCGGGGTACATGGGTAATTGGCTGTATTTATTGTCCCCCCAACTCTGCCCGACACTACCCTCCAGTTTAGGAATGCTAAGCCCCAAGAGTCACCCTTTCCCAACACACCAGGATTATTGTAAATTAATTGGAAATGCAGgctgttaaattaaatttagcctaaagctgcctccttttGTATTTTAAGTTTGGCCTTTAAAGGTATCTCTGTATACAGGGAACTGTAACATAACTAGATGTGGAAACAGACTGTAACCTACTCTTGTACCAATCACAGGTGGCCAACTGTTCAAATGAGGCAAATGCCAAGCTGTAACCATCCCAGCTGCTCTGTGCCTCACTTCCAGTTACTGTCCACCACATTCCTTTTCTGTCCAGAAATACTATCTGACCACATGGCAGCCCCGAAGTCACTCTGAACCTATTCTAGTTCTTGTGGTTGCCCAATTCTCGGATCATTATTTGCTCATTTGAagtctgttaaatttaatttgccttcagtttttcttttaacaaagcAAATAactaatgacaaagaaaagaagtagcatttactgagcacctattgtATGGTGGTTGTTATACAtactttttctcatctttatagTTTGGAGTTATGATCAATAAAGATGAGAGAGTCTAAGGAACATGACCAAGTTCACAAAGCCAGTAAGAGGCAACaggggatttgaacccacatctgTGACCCCAACATCCCGAGCTCTTTAACCAGGTCCAACACTACTTTGTACTTCCCATGTACTCAACCCTCCTCGCCTAGAGACAGCAGTCCAGGCCAGGAGCTGGACCCAGACTGGACTTCAGGGGACTAGAGATGGGCCCAGGGGTGGGATAAGGCTGCACAGACTTGTGGGTCTATGTGCTAGAGTGAAAAAGACTGAAAGTTGGAAACAGATCTCTCCAGAAGAAAAGGGTAGAGGATGGTGTTTGCAGAGGTCACAACAATATGGTGGCCAGGATGTCCCTGCCAGAGCAAGAAGGCCCACCATGGGGGACCAGAATGTTAATGTGGGATGGGTCATGAGGGAGTGTGACTTACTGCAGCTCCTGCCCCTCCAGTCCTTTAGTAGATGTAAAATCTATATTCACTGCTGAAAATTAGAAAACTCGGATggatgaaaataatacaaattcttGCCTCATGGTTAACCACttgtaaaatactttaaatttttttcctttgagaatatTTACGTGTGAATATATAGTTAATAAAAAGTGGGACATACCTTACATAACTTACATACTGTTCAAATTTCTATAATTGgcaaatcattcattttttaagttttaaaattatagacatAATGTTATCCATATTAttcttttatggtttttaaagTCTGTGATAAATTTGTAATTACAACTCCCTTTATAGTTTATATTACATATTCGTATCTTCTCTCATTCTTCTTGAGTAATCTTGTCAAAGGTTatctacttcattatttttttcaaaaacaatggcTAGGTGTGGCATCTCAtacttgtaattctagcacttagggaggctatgacagaaggatcacttgaggccagaagttcaagaccagcctggggaaaaaggtaagaccccatctctacaaaaaattaaaaaactagtcaggcatggtggcacacacctatagtcccagctacttgggaggctaaggtgacaggaggatggcttgagcccaggagtcaaggttatagtgagctatgatgatgccactgccctccagcctggacaacatagcgagatcctgtctcaaaaaaatttttttccattaagcttatgttcttgttctttttctctattaAGCCAAATGCTTCTGACATATACATTTATGGCTATAACTTTTCATTGGACAAATTTAGCTGCATACCACAATTATAAACATGAATTTtccatctgcattttaaaatatggatgagTTCTTCTTggattcaattattttttaaaattcattataaaatttccaaatatatggaattatttttaattacattgacttctaattttaatgcatttagtCAGAGAAAGTATTTTGTATGATAATGATTCTGATAGTTATTGAGATTTGCTTTATGGCCTAGTACATagtcaacatttttaaatattctatacgTGCTTGAAAAGATTATGTATTTCTGGAAACAATTTGGGGTTctctaatgaaaattaaaatgtgcacAAACTACAATCTAGCAGTTTATCTTTGGGTGCAGGAGGATCTTGGATCACGGCTCAACCTTACAGAGGAAGACTCACGGTGGAGCACAAAGACTGGGGGCCCGAATCTTGCAGGACTGTGGACTTGCTGTTCCAGGCTGCACTTCTGCACTCTGAACACCTTTTACGTGATACAGACAAACTTCCACCTTGTTTAAACCACTGTTATTTCAGTTACAAGCAATCAAATACAATTCCTAATTGATatactcagtttcctcacctaaaaGTGAAGaataacaaataacaataatacttAACTCAGAGggcttttgaaaatattaaataaaacaaagtcgGTAAAGAACTGAACCTAGCACTGTAGCCAATGTAAGTAACTTGCTTCATAAATTTCATTTCCCTTTCACTGACTGAGGATTCATTCAAGCGACCTGTCTAATTCTGCGGAATTCTGTAGACACACTCTGTTTATCTCACTGTGTATCTCTGATGGCATTAATTTCAGCATTAATCACATCTCTATTTACTTTAATGGTTAAAAACAAATCATTGTAAGCACCACATGGCACTTTCACAAAGGATCCCAACATCAGAGCAAAGATAATTATGAACTATCTggcagaatgaagagaaaaataactgaatttgaaACTGTAAAATATAATCTTCTCTAGGCTTTCCAGACATTTCCATATGATCTAAAACtaaggaggagagaaaagggaggcaAGTactcagagaagaaagagggagtgAAGCAGTCCCACCTTCCATCAGGGACTCTGCTCTGGCTCAGACAACCGTGCCTGTTCAGCACAGGAAGGGACTTTTCTAACTGAACTTGAAAGTTATAAAACTGGGCtccttagagaaaaaaaagattttgtgaaCAGACCACACCTTTTCCTATTCATGCAAATTAATTAGCCAGCTTAAATCAGTATACACATGTTTGATTACATAGCCTAGAGATAGCATTAGAATCTATATAACCACGGAgaggggcatggtggctcacgcctgtaatcctagcactctgggaggtagaggcgagaggatcacttgaggtcaggggttcaagaccagtctgagcaagagcaagaccctgtctctactaaaaatagaaaaaatgagccgagtgtggtggcgcatgcctgtagtcccagctactcgggaggctgaggcggaaggattgcttgagcccaggagtttgaggttgctgtgagctaggctgatgccatggcactctacccagggcaacagagtgagactctgtcaaaaaaaaaaaaaaaaaaaaagaatccatataACCACCAGGGTCATGAGTATCTTTAAACACAGCTTCACCATTCTCTAAGGAGACCACAGGTGGAAACTGGAACTATGAGCATAAAatgagttttcttccttttgtccatccttccttccttcctatcatcttttctttaaatacagtTAATATGTGGCATAATTATTTAATCAAAGCTGCAGGTGGCCCTCAGTCCTGGGCAGTCCTCTAGAAAAGAAAGGCAACGCAAGTTGTAAGGTGCCACGTTGCAGCCCATGTACCCCTTCACATCTCCATGGCACCCCAGAAAGTCAAATGTGTATAGACTCTGTAGAATAAAGAGTAAATGCAGGTCAGTATTtggaaaacagaacaaacagTTCTTTGATTCTTGTCACTCAGATTCCTCAGAACCAAGAGCAAGGATCTACCCTTCTCTTGTTATGAAGAACTCAACGTGGGAAGGACGGGAGACAAGCTTTCACCTTGACTATCCAGGACCTAACTCTTATTCAAGAACAATATTCTGGCTTCAGATATCAAAAGTCCAAAGGAAGACAATGATCAGTGCCAAGACCTATTAATATGTTACATGGATTAAGAAATGGGATGTTTAAtatatacttaagaaaaaaatgttaagttaacaaataaagcaagaaatttCAAATGTATTCAAATTCAGCTTACTTGCCCAAAAGAAGCacaacttttttatttctctgtaattGTATAATTGATGCATAGTATTATACAAGCCCATCCCATGCTGAATGTTGGCTGGcaaagaaaggggaagggagagagcaaCTGAATCTCTGGATTTATAGTGCCTTGATCACTTCTGGTTTAAGCCATCTCTCCCTAGTTTGCAGTCATTTAGAGTTCAGTTCCCCAACAGGACTATTTCtcaccttcctctcttccttctcaagGTGAGGAAGAGTGTAGGAAAGTTGAGTACCCTCATGGCGGTGAGGGAAGTGGCTGGTCTGGGTTGTCCTTCTCTGTTGCATCTGAGATAGGTGCCTTGTCTGGCCTCACTGGCCCCTTGGCATGAATGACACACATCGCTGCTGACCACTTGACCAGACCAGAGCCACTGGGTGGTGCGGAAGAGGGCTAGAGCCCCATTATCTGATTCTCTCATTGTACGTACCTTTAGGCCCTGTGTTACCGTGAGTTCTCCGTTATGGGGCACTATTGGCTGACTCAGGTAGGTACCTTGTTACATGATCTGTGGTGCGAGGGTTCACTGGAGTTAAAAACCTAGTCATATCTGAGGGTTGAGAATATGACTTTGAGGAAAGGGTATTTATCATCCGTTGCTTCTATGTTATAATCAGTTATACTCCAATACAGTTatctattgagtttttaaaaaatttcttggtAAATTTTGATACCAAATTGAATCTCTCATGACCTACATGCCTCAATTTCTTTCTCCCTGGTTTCCAGGTACTGTTCCCtcaaggaataaaaattaaatatatcagttTTAACAAAATGAATGAGGAGAGAAGCACAGTCTGTGTTGTTCttaagtaacaacaacaacaaaacaggcTTTGGGACTTTGGAAGTGAGGGGCACTTCAGAGTTGGCTGCTAGAGCTGATGATCTAGGGAGGCCGCTGACATCTCTGAAGAAAGAGAGATTTCAGGAGAAGGAGCAGGGCTGGTATTCAAATAGATATTTGAGTGTTAGGGAAAAACCCTCTTTGGCCTCTTTGGTAAAGAGATGGGAAGATAAAAGTACTGTTTGCAAGAATAAATCCAATGAAGATTTGGAAATTGGACATGACTAGTGGGAGAGAGTACTCTTATGGAGAGTTTCCAAAGTGAGTCTCATATAAGTTCTGATGCAGGGAGTTGAAGGAAAGATTTGATGGGACAAACATATCACAAGTGGCCATCCTGTGGGGGAATTCCTAGCTTGGAGTAATGTCCATGTCTCAACGCTCAGGCTGGGCGCCACTGGGCTGTTCCGGAAGTTTAAAATAGAGTACCTAGAATATAATGCAGACAACTGGAGTtactttccaaaatcaaaatagaGCCTTTGTCAGACCTAAAGGACATTATGAGGTTTTGATCTCTCATACCTGCCACAGACAAGTGGAATTACAGGCATTCATCTCtaagattttatacatataaacttTGTTTTGCTGCCATATCATACTCGGTATCCACAGAAGTGGAATCTATGTGACCTTGCCTTTTTCAACTATGACACTTAGATCTGTGAGTCATGGGACATAGGCTTGTTGTGATTCTTTACCTTTTCTAATAAGAAATACTGTTTTTAAGGTCCAAAAATTGTTAGATTCCCTTCCAACAGCtctatttctagtattttttgatgaaaaaatacattaaaaaactgCTAtgatttcagtaaaaaaaaaaaaaaggctcccgACTCAGCAGCCTCATATTCTGGTCCGGCTGTCCTCTCAGCTCCTCCACATTTACTCTGGGGAATTCCTGGTCCCCATGCATGCCATGTACTACATAAGGAGAATCAACAGCCCTATCTTGGGATCATTGGCCTACACAGCATCCCAAGCAAAGCTGTGCTGTCACCTGTGGGTCACACTGGATGTGGCTGAGGGCAGGCCTCCTCAAGAGGCTGGCAGCCTGCCCCACTCTACTCCTGTCAACGTGTGTCACTACccctcacacacatgcacacaatttCAAACCTATCTGGGTGATTCCACCATAACACACCCCCCCATGCCCCACATACATGTCTGCCTcctttgcttcctctctctctctctcccctttcccatTCTTCCCCATTCTTCTTTGGGTAGAAGGACTCTTTTccacttccttcttctctctggCAAAGACTCTGCCTCCATCACATCTTCTTTCTACCTGAGGGTACCAAACCCAAGGCTCAGCTTTCTTGGCAGAAAGGACATCCGTTTTACACTATGGAGGAAACTCTATGATCTGCATTGTTTTGGCTCGGTTTGTGAGCTACCAGCCCGTTTGGAACTACGgattacaaagaacaaaaatatgttattttaatattctttaaaccACACCCATTGGGAAGCATAAGTTACTAACAAATAGCTAATAATAGTACTATTGGGTGAGAGCTCTTTATGAAGCAGGCACTCTTCTAAGGGCGTGACATTTACTAATCTACTTAACCCTAGCAATAATCCTaggaggtagatattattacttttatccttattttacagatgaggaaactgaggcccagagatgacAGGTCAGTAAGAATCAGCACAAGTCATGAGTGACCAGTGAGACCAATGGTCTGTTATGGTCCATACCACCCTGTCCATACAAGGCACATGGGGCCTCAGTGACATCAGCAACTGGTCATTCACAGTCCAGAGGGTGACATCACTGTGATGTGCCTAACACCAGAGAAAGGGTGCCACTTTAAGGAACAGAATGGGAAAGGAGTTTCCTTCAACAACCTAAGAACGTGCGCCAAAGGACACAGAATGCCCCCATAAATTCACGAAGTGGAGAAGACTCGAACAAATGAGGTCATGTTCTCTCCAGgccttccccttccttttcccAAACTCCTTCCAATCGGCTgcaatttctctttaaaactcaCACCATCACCCTCTGTGCCTTTAAATGATTAGAAATAATTGtaaggaagaaatattaataggagTAACCAggaattgtaatttttatatattggtttCAAGAACAAGATGAAATAtctaacatttaaaatacagaattatttCAAAGCATGAAGAATTAATTGCaagtgcttaaaatatttatgaatcttGAATGACTTTTTGTTAAACCTTGTCTCCATTTCACAATTTAATATTTACTCTCTGAATATCAACACCCTTGAGAGCAATAAAATTTTTTGACCTTTCATTCTGTGAGGAGAgacagaagtaaaatatattgtcAGTAGTAATGTAAGAATACGCATGGAAAATAAGTGGAATTTTACTTactggtggggacaggggaggatGGTAGAAAAATCCCAAACTTAATTTCTGCATATTCTTTCCCCAGAAACAGGGGTGGTGAAGAAATTGccaaaacagaaaaagtgaaGCCCTCTTTATTCTTTATCTTTCCTGAAGTAGGCCTAGCTTATTAAAGAAGAGAAGATGGGCAGGGGAATCTTCACATATTTGCAAAAATGCAATGTAAGCAGTAAGGacttggtttttatttaattattaatattcttacAATTGGTTTATCATGAACACATTAGGTAGTCATTTGAAGACCAACTGAATATTCGACAGCCGTTTGAAAAGGCGTGCATGGAGAAGTTGTGCCGACATAGGAAAATACTTCCGTG
Proteins encoded in this window:
- the LOC123623133 gene encoding myelin-associated oligodendrocyte basic protein isoform X1, coding for MSQKAGKEGPRLSKNQRLSEHFSIRCCPPFTFLNSKREIVDRKYSICKSGCFYQKEEEDVVCCACQKARTGRRAASPKRPKQPPAAPPAVVRAPAKPRSPPRSERQPRPRPEVRPPPAKPRPPPKAKKQPRGSPARGPGASRGGSPGKASRFW
- the LOC123623133 gene encoding myelin-associated oligodendrocyte basic protein isoform X2, with product MSQKAGKEGPRLSKNQRLSEHFSIRCCPPFTFLNSKREIVDRKYSICKSGCFYQKEEEDVVCCACQKARLKRRTKPTPKKK